Below is a genomic region from Prevotella melaninogenica.
CTTTGAACTTTATGATTTGCGTTTAATCTTTGAACTTTGAGGTTTGAATCTTGAACTTTATGATTTGAGCGTAAGCCTTTGAACTTTGAGGTTTAACCTTTGAGTTTTACCCTTATCTATTTATCAACTTCACTGTACCCCACTTTAATCTATTTGGGCTCCCCTCCTTTCGGAGGGGTCGGGGGAGGCTCCTACACCCCCTCTTCCTCAGCTTTCTCCAACTCACTCTTTGGTTGTTGTTGTGGTTGGTCGCTTGGCGTATCAAGTTGTGTAGCCTTACTGATTCGCATGCGGCTCATATTATCGATGGTTACATCCAATGGTACATACTCATCGCTCTTTGGATCAGGTGAACCCACACTTGCACCAAAGTAGAGTTTGTTACCCTCTGCACGGTCGAACATGAAACCAATCAGTGCACCATCCTTACCATATTGGTTATCAGTGTATTCTCTGAAATCGTCCTTCGTAAGTGTACGCTCATAGAAAGATGAACCATCTTGACGGAGAATCTGTACTTGGAACTTGTTATCGTAGTATTTACGTCCGTCTTCATCGCTGACAATTGACAATGACTTGTCTGCAAAGCGGTGGATACGAATCGTATAGGTACTACCCATCCATTCTATCTTCTTCTCATACTTGAAATCGGTCATTGGCTGTGGACCGCTTGGTACCTTTGGTTTAGGTGCTATCTTTGTGATAATATCGTTTGATTTCTTTTCTTGCTTGCAGGCTGTGACACCAAAAAGTATCAAGCCCAAGCTTAATAATTGAAATATCTTTCTTGTCATAATGCGTAATTCTTGTACGCAAAAGTACGTATTTTCTTTGAACCTTGCAAGTATGAAGTGCAAAAGATAGTTTTTCAAGTGGGGGAACAATAACGGATTATAAGGACATGTATAGAATAGAAAGAGGAAGATTCTCTATTCTCTGAAATCACTAATCGAACATAAATCTCTCATTAGTATGCTCATCATAAAGTCACTATTAAAATGGTGTTGACCCTGCGCACCAATGGTGCGGACGCTCCGCACCATTAGTGTTAGGCGTTAACACGTAGCTTATCGATGCTAATAAGTAAGGATAAAAATGCTGGACATAAAAAAAAGGATGCACGAAATGTGCATCCTAAAGAGGTTCTATTGAGAAACAACCTGTTACACAATGAGTGAAAAGACCACCTTAGGCGTCTTTGATGCACTCCTTTAGTAAATTGATAAACTTCTCTTCGCCCAACCCTGAACGTTCTGAAGCGGTGCGGACAGTAGCTTTCTTGAGAATCAACTTACCCAATGGTGTGTTTAGCATTTTGAAAGATGGATAGCGAGAAGCAAGTTCTTTCTTCAGATTAGGATAAGCTGCAAAGAGGTCTTTC
It encodes:
- a CDS encoding DUF4738 domain-containing protein; translation: MTRKIFQLLSLGLILFGVTACKQEKKSNDIITKIAPKPKVPSGPQPMTDFKYEKKIEWMGSTYTIRIHRFADKSLSIVSDEDGRKYYDNKFQVQILRQDGSSFYERTLTKDDFREYTDNQYGKDGALIGFMFDRAEGNKLYFGASVGSPDPKSDEYVPLDVTIDNMSRMRISKATQLDTPSDQPQQQPKSELEKAEEEGV